A single Euwallacea similis isolate ESF13 chromosome 1, ESF131.1, whole genome shotgun sequence DNA region contains:
- the LOC136409527 gene encoding uncharacterized protein isoform X1, whose protein sequence is MSRVRENSGSSWRVSRLNIHCVILLVKATFDARSFLRHQRHAIKTTPNVTMKMNLKMLLALLSFLSVNSIAKCCDLDDLFNSKEISIEEALSRADVAFRGVNTPLKDSNSKDFTTYFDLITVYKGEGLLKDWRKLNNYFREINVTFLTSSNPECRPGNDVPRDYIVFASLIEQEIRAGSVAKWDENADLRVWQALGWSRWSDWSACSVSCSAGIQQRTRHCLHTKCSGFNIQQRHCNLFSCNDTVTPLDSKEGKFFHPSRDRWQAVPDRPTAWRLTPNSYIWIPASMLFPDEKCRNIPREFSLALTTRLPNTTLGTIFSLRSRSKQHIYMSLEAVGADLKLIHAAESGTDVVRIPAGLDDAGWHQIAFSVRDDSILDVFVDCEWVRTEILLAHSLEVPDDCDIIVGYLFSGDIEQLSIIKNGHSAKLQCSSTPTPIEDPEVRYTSEGFKLFAQKNVVKSRKHRY, encoded by the exons ATGAGTCGGGTGCGCGAGAATTCCGGGAGTTCGTGGCGAGTTTCCCGCCTAAATATTCACTGTGTGATTTTACTGGTAAAAGCCACTTTCGATGCGAGAAGTTTTTTGAGACACCAAAG GCATGCCATCAAAACAACACCAAATGTTACcatgaaaatgaatttgaaaatgctATTAGCACTTTTAAGCTTTTTATCAGTGAACTCTATAGCAAAGTGTTGTGATTTGGACGATCTCTTCAATTCTAAAGAAATAAGCATCGAGGAGGCTCTATCTAGAGCTGACGTTGCTTTCCGGGGTGTTAATACGCCCCTAAAAGACTCAAACTCCAAGGATTTTACCACCTACTTTGATTTAATCACTGTGTATAAAGGAGAGGGCCTCTTGAAGGATTGGAGGAAACTTAATAATTACTTTAG GGAAATCAACGTGACGTTTCTGACGAGCAGTAATCCGGAATGCCGGCCTGGAAATGATGTGCCCAGGGACTACATCGTCTTTGCGAGTTTAATAGAACAGGAGATCCGGGCTGGATCAGTGGCCAAATGGGACGAAAATGCGGATCTCAGGGTCTGGCAGGCCTTGG GTTGGAGTAGATGGAGTGACTGGTCAGCATGCAGTGTGTCTTGTTCAGCAGGAATTCAGCAAAGAACCCGCCACTGTTTACACACCAAATGCTCAGGATTTAACATTCAGCAGCGACATTGCAATCTATTCAG CTGTAACGACACAGTGACCCCACTCGACTCGAAAGAGGGCAAGTTCTTCCATCCCTCGAGGGATCGTTGGCAAGCTGTTCCAGACCGACCGACAGCATGGCGTCTGACGCCGAATTCTTACATCTGGATACCCGCATCCATGCTCTTTCCAGACGAAAAGTGTCGGAATATTCCCAGGGAATTTTCTTTGGCATTAACAACCCGACTCCCCAAC ACAACCTTGGGAACGATATTCAGCCTTCGATCCCGCTCCAAACAGCACATTTACATGTCCTTAGAAGCAGTTGGAGCTGACTTGAAACTGATTCATGCAGCTGAGAGTGGCACTGATGTAGTCAGGATACCTGCCGGACTCGATGATGCTGGATGGCATCAAATTGCCTTCAG tGTTCGAGATGACAGTATCCTGGATGTTTTTGTGGACTGTGAGTGGGTCAGGACTGAGATCTTATTGGCTCATTCCCTGGAAGTACCAGATGACTGTGATATTATTGTAGGATATTTGTTTTCG GGGGATATAGAACAACTTTCCATAATCAAAAACGGGCATTCGGCTAAGCTTCAATGCTCTAGCACCCCCACACCAATCGAAGATCCAGAGGTGCGTTACACAAGCGAGGGATTCAAGTTGTTTGCCCAGAAAAATGTGGTTAAAAGCAGGAAACATCGTTATTAA
- the LOC136409527 gene encoding uncharacterized protein isoform X2, whose amino-acid sequence MKMNLKMLLALLSFLSVNSIAKCCDLDDLFNSKEISIEEALSRADVAFRGVNTPLKDSNSKDFTTYFDLITVYKGEGLLKDWRKLNNYFREINVTFLTSSNPECRPGNDVPRDYIVFASLIEQEIRAGSVAKWDENADLRVWQALGWSRWSDWSACSVSCSAGIQQRTRHCLHTKCSGFNIQQRHCNLFSCNDTVTPLDSKEGKFFHPSRDRWQAVPDRPTAWRLTPNSYIWIPASMLFPDEKCRNIPREFSLALTTRLPNTTLGTIFSLRSRSKQHIYMSLEAVGADLKLIHAAESGTDVVRIPAGLDDAGWHQIAFSVRDDSILDVFVDCEWVRTEILLAHSLEVPDDCDIIVGYLFSGDIEQLSIIKNGHSAKLQCSSTPTPIEDPEVRYTSEGFKLFAQKNVVKSRKHRY is encoded by the exons atgaaaatgaatttgaaaatgctATTAGCACTTTTAAGCTTTTTATCAGTGAACTCTATAGCAAAGTGTTGTGATTTGGACGATCTCTTCAATTCTAAAGAAATAAGCATCGAGGAGGCTCTATCTAGAGCTGACGTTGCTTTCCGGGGTGTTAATACGCCCCTAAAAGACTCAAACTCCAAGGATTTTACCACCTACTTTGATTTAATCACTGTGTATAAAGGAGAGGGCCTCTTGAAGGATTGGAGGAAACTTAATAATTACTTTAG GGAAATCAACGTGACGTTTCTGACGAGCAGTAATCCGGAATGCCGGCCTGGAAATGATGTGCCCAGGGACTACATCGTCTTTGCGAGTTTAATAGAACAGGAGATCCGGGCTGGATCAGTGGCCAAATGGGACGAAAATGCGGATCTCAGGGTCTGGCAGGCCTTGG GTTGGAGTAGATGGAGTGACTGGTCAGCATGCAGTGTGTCTTGTTCAGCAGGAATTCAGCAAAGAACCCGCCACTGTTTACACACCAAATGCTCAGGATTTAACATTCAGCAGCGACATTGCAATCTATTCAG CTGTAACGACACAGTGACCCCACTCGACTCGAAAGAGGGCAAGTTCTTCCATCCCTCGAGGGATCGTTGGCAAGCTGTTCCAGACCGACCGACAGCATGGCGTCTGACGCCGAATTCTTACATCTGGATACCCGCATCCATGCTCTTTCCAGACGAAAAGTGTCGGAATATTCCCAGGGAATTTTCTTTGGCATTAACAACCCGACTCCCCAAC ACAACCTTGGGAACGATATTCAGCCTTCGATCCCGCTCCAAACAGCACATTTACATGTCCTTAGAAGCAGTTGGAGCTGACTTGAAACTGATTCATGCAGCTGAGAGTGGCACTGATGTAGTCAGGATACCTGCCGGACTCGATGATGCTGGATGGCATCAAATTGCCTTCAG tGTTCGAGATGACAGTATCCTGGATGTTTTTGTGGACTGTGAGTGGGTCAGGACTGAGATCTTATTGGCTCATTCCCTGGAAGTACCAGATGACTGTGATATTATTGTAGGATATTTGTTTTCG GGGGATATAGAACAACTTTCCATAATCAAAAACGGGCATTCGGCTAAGCTTCAATGCTCTAGCACCCCCACACCAATCGAAGATCCAGAGGTGCGTTACACAAGCGAGGGATTCAAGTTGTTTGCCCAGAAAAATGTGGTTAAAAGCAGGAAACATCGTTATTAA